The sequence ATCGAGATGCCGAGGAGGGCCTCGCGGCGGGCGATGCGGGTGGACACGTCGCCGAGATAGGCAAAGTCGGTGTAATCCGCCTGAAGGGTGCCGAGAATCGCGGCGGCGATGCAGGATTCGCGGAACCTGGCCTCCGAGTCGACACGGCCCATGTTGATTTCGCAGAGGTTGCAGAAAGCAAAGCCCGACTGGCCGTCGATCTGCGGGTAGAGGCCGATCTCCCCGCAGGGGTTGAAGGTCGCTTCCAGGTCGTCGGTCCAGACAAAACCGGGCTCCCCGAATTCGCGGACCGATTTCAGTAATTTGGCGAATTGCTTGCGGCTCGTCGTTGAACGGAGGAGCATCGCAGAGTTGTTCGAGCGGGCTCGCTGAGGGTTTTCAGAGAACCAGTTGCCGGTCTTTGCCGTGGCCATGAGTTCGTCGTCGGGCGAAAAAAGGCAGATCGAGGCGGAGCGCCGGACGCCGCCCGAGAGGACGGCGTCTGAGGCGTGCATCATGATGTCGTAGGCGTCGATCGGCCGGAAGCGGGTGAGGCCCTGCTCGATGCGGGCGTCCACCAGCGAGCGGATCAGATCGAGCGAGCGGCGGAGCGGCTCGGGGCCCGGGGCACGCCCCATTCCGGATGAAATCGGCCGGCCTTTGGGGCGGATGAGCGTGTAAT comes from Lentisphaerota bacterium and encodes:
- a CDS encoding recombinase codes for the protein MSIESLQNYVFTSKYSRYIPEKMRRETFDEAVDRVIDMHRTHFKAKGIEVEDLLTICAEAMKKRLMLGSQRAMQFGGDPILRKHARIYNCTTSYCDRPRFFQEALWLLLCGCGVGFSVQKHHIAKLPSLARPTGTRATFQIPDTIEGWSDALGILLSSYFTSDQPFPEYANRVVDYDYTLIRPKGRPISSGMGRAPGPEPLRRSLDLIRSLVDARIEQGLTRFRPIDAYDIMMHASDAVLSGGVRRSASICLFSPDDELMATAKTGNWFSENPQRARSNNSAMLLRSTTSRKQFAKLLKSVREFGEPGFVWTDDLEATFNPCGEIGLYPQIDGQSGFAFCNLCEINMGRVDSEARFRESCIAAAILGTLQADYTDFAYLGDVSTRIARREALLGIS